The Apium graveolens cultivar Ventura chromosome 11, ASM990537v1, whole genome shotgun sequence genome has a window encoding:
- the LOC141696889 gene encoding uncharacterized protein LOC141696889, translating into MASQIASDVSLAKEEISSEVNAAVSLANEEISSEVSAAVSLANEEISNEVSAAVSLTRFILLRNAHSPMLLGIVKGDPTYLKNYVKFNTPTVGMLEARFEVHKSTTENMVHIRSCYNNRYLTLEDDEDFVVAKAENTEEDQSKRSCTLFYPTRSTDSSNRLFNAHLGKRLCFWRSDNVNRGLLTASLRADQPAGDYEDVFTFIDWESLVILPRYVAFHNSKYLKGAKLGDLNYYLQFSQEYVTSAPNDVGNEIIQTADRYIHIRNMYWNKHWASRGQAAGEAIKADSNTLNNLTLFEAVNLGDDTIGLKNVAENKFCKSLSFGNFLVADMASINAEGTFKVRELVKERRITNYDFHLDNARIYNETIQEMDTNIYINNTSTPEKHMFNLEIKEVNTTTWSNSISLKFSYTSSVSVGIPGIAEGTVTIGAEVSDNYTWGATQTKETKTTKGYEKEVLPGTRVVMRVISTRGLCDVPFSYTLRDVLYTGDTIVKVVDDGIFTGGNNYFYEVQSSEGPANPNPADNINAEPEWKTIGKLSESWELIPVE; encoded by the coding sequence ATGGCGAGCCAAATAGCTTCTGATGTATCTTTGGCAAAAGAAGAGATCAGCAGTGAAGTAAATGCTGCTGTATCTTTGGCAAATGAGGAGATAAGCAGTGAAGTTTCTGCTGCTGTATCTTTGGCAAATGAGGAGATAAGCAATGAAGTTTCTGCTGCTGTATCGTTGACACGGTTTATTTTGCTGAGGAATGCGCATAGCCCTATGTTATTGGGAATTGTAAAGGGAGATCCAACCTACCTGAAGAATTATGTCAAGTTTAATACGCCAACTGTAGGGATGTTGGAGGCAAGGTTTGAAGTCCATAAATCAACAACAGAAAATATGGTTCACATAAGAAGTTGTTACAACAACAGGTACCTGACGTTGGAAGATGATGAAGACTTTGTTGTTGCCAAGGCTGAAAATACCGAGGAAGACCAATCCAAGCGGTCATGTACGCTGTTCTATCCTACAAGGTCAACTGATAGTAGCAACCGACTTTTCAATGCACATCTTGGAAAAAGATTGTGCTTCTGGAGATCCGATAATGTCAATCGAGGACTCTTAACGGCATCACTCAGAGCAGATCAACCAGCTGGGGACTACGAGGATGTTTTTACATTCATCGATTGGGAGTCACTGGTGATACTTCCAAGATATGTGGCTTTCCATAATTCTAAATATCTCAAGGGCGCAAAATTGGGTGATCTTAATTATTACCTTCAGTTCAGCCAAGAATACGTGACCTCCGCTCCAAATGATGTAGGGAATGAGATCATCCAGACTGCTGACCGTTATATCCACATTCGTAACATGTACTGGAACAAACACTGGGCCAGTCGCGGACAAGCTGCCGGAGAAGCGATTAAGGCTGATTCAAATACGCTAAATAACTTGACTTTATTTGAGGCAGTGAACTTAGGCGACGATACCATTGGTCTGAAGAACGTAGCAGAAAACAAATTCTGCAAATCGTTATCATTTGGTAATTTTCTTGTTGCCGATATGGCCTCAATCAATGCGGAAGGCACGTTCAAGGTCAGAGAACTTGTCAAAGAAAGGAGGATAACTAATTACGATTTCCACCTCGACAATGCAAGAATTTATAATGAGACCATCCAAGAAATGGACACCAACATTTACATCAACAACACCAGTACTCCAGAGAAGCATATGTTCAACCTCGAAATTAAAGAGGTAAATACCACTACATGGAGCAATAGTATATCTTTGAAGTTCAGTTATACTTCTTCTGTTAGTGTGGGCATCCCAGGTATCGCGGAAGGTACAGTAACAATCGGGGCTGAGGTTTCCGATAATTATACGTGGGGAGCAACTCAGACAAAGGAAACTAAAACAACCAAAGGCTACGAGAAGGAAGTACTACCAGGGACAAGGGTGGTGATGCGAGTTATTTCAACCCGTGGTCTTTGTGATGTTCCCTTTTCTTACACTCTGCGTGATGTCCTTTATACCGGGGACACAATTGTCAAAGTGGTGGACGACGGCATTTTTACTGGTGGAAATAACTATTTTTACGAGGTTCAGAGCAGCGAGGGACCAGCGAATCCGAATCCAGCTGATAACATAAACGCTGAGCCAGAATGGAAGACGATTGGTAAACTGTCAGAGTCATGGGAGCTGATTCCTGTCGAATGA